The DNA segment CTCCagtaaaaatgctactagttgTTGCGAGTTTGAATTTCTGTGTCTTTTCGATTGTAGTAAACGCACAACCAACAATGTCTTCTGATCAAGAGGCATCAGTATAGATAATGCAGTCATGTTTGATGGAGGTCAATTTTTCGAGGAACATTTTCTGTACTATTTGTACAGAATTTGTTTGATTAGCCAAAGAATCATCACAAACGAGAGAAGGCATGCTCCAGGGGGCTTCGGAGGTTGTTTCGCGTATCAATCATttgtaataattatttttgagatatttgctggTGCAGACATGCTCAGAATATCGTACCGAACCGCGTACCGCACCTCGCCGCGATCATGGTGTAAGAGCCCGTTCCCACTTATCCGATCAGTCTATTTTCCCGGTCCGTCTAAATAGACGGATGTGCCAGTGGCAGTACAATTTGTGAACAGCTCCATAGGAGCTGTTCACATTATGACTGATCCGGGAATAAAGACTGATCCGATTTATTTGACGGACATTTTGCCACTGCGATGATCAGTCAAAACGCCCGGATCGGATGAGTGTGAACGAACGTTCCGTCAAGACCATAGATGAATCTATGGTCAAGACTGAAGACGAGCCCGCTCTTTCTCGCGTCGCTAGTTGTTAGTGCTAGTGGAAAATGGACGTGGACGCTTGCGCGTTAATATCGCTAGTCGAAAATAAACCCGTATTGTGGGATAAAACTTTGGACGATTACAAATTAACTAATCGACGATTAGAAGCATGGCGTGAAATTTGCTTAATATTAAATCCTGAATTCGAGAAATTGGAcgaaaaggaaagaaaaaaatatggtaagttaattttttattcaatgcTATGTAGGTAGTTTCATATAGCTGTTTCCTGCCAAGGTATTGAACCAAGATCAGACGAGAAGTATTCAGCAAATGCTCTTCGAATTATATTTGCAGTAGGACCACCTCTACACGGTCGAGGATGTGGACGACGTGGAAACGGGCCCGTTTCTTCACTTGTTTCCATACTTATTGGGTTTTGTTGTAAATTAATACCGTCTTTATCTCGGACAAAGTTATGTAAAACCGTACAAGCTTTTATGACGTTAATCGCCGTTTCTATTTGAAGATCTATCGGCCGATGCAGGATTCTCCATTTATTGGCTAGAATACCAAAGGCACACTCAACATATCTTCTAGCTCGGCTCAAGCGAtagttgaagatttttttttcatgatctAGATGTGTACCCCCATATGGTCTCAAGAGATTCGGTGTTAAGCTAAAGCCTTCGTCCCCAATGAGTACATACGGCATTTCTTCATGTATGGTTTCATGCACAGGCTTGGGGTTTGGTATATTTAATGAACCATCATTAAACTTTTGCCAAAAGGTACTGTTCTTTAATATGGTAGAATCACACTCTTTCCCATATGAACCAATACTTATGTAGATGAATCGGTATTCTGAATCTACCACAGCAAGTAATACAAACGAGAAATAATCTTTATAATTAAAAAACATGGAACCACTATGGCATGGTTTTATAATTCTGATGTGCTTTCCGTCTACAGCTCCAAGACAAtgaggaaagttagcttttgtTTCAAATCCATTTGCAATGGCTTCCCATTCTCCCTCTGTATCAGGCAACTTCATGAAATCTGTGCATAATCTCTTCCAAATAATGACGCttgtttcttttattattttactAATAGTCGATATTCCTACCCTATATGAGTAGTGGAGTTCCTTAAACGAACACCCAGAAgcaaaatatctgaaaacaaataaaatggATGAAACACTTAAACAACAGAACTTTAtgatattattatttgtttgcaGGAAAATCTGTATCTGATAAATGGAACAACATTCGAGACACATGGCGAAAATCgatgaaaaataagaaagatgaaaaaaaatctgGATCTGCTGCCAAAAAGTCTCGACGTTATATACACGAAGAACAGTTGATGTTTTTAAAGAAGGTTTATGAGCCAAGATCAACCCAAGAGTCTATTCAAAACTGCGATGAAGGAAATGTACAAAGTGGTCCTAGTAATGCAACTGAGTTTCGTAAACCTTCGATTCCCAAAAGCACGAAGAGCACAACAGACGTCGATGAAAAGATATCTAAGTTCCTGGACTCTAGGATGACACAACAAAAAGAAAATCCAAATTTACTTTTTTTCAAGGGTGTATTACCCGCCGTCGATTCTTTCACAATGGATGAAACTTTAGAGTTCCAAGCAGGAGTTTTAGCTctaatacaaaaaatcaaagGCCGAAATAGAGTTGGTTTCCAAAGATATGATTATCAAACTGAATGGCAAGATCCATATCGTGGATACCATACACAACCTCTTCAGCAGCTGGCAGCGTTCGTACATTCACCATCACCAACCTCTCAGTCATCGTATCATTCTCAACCATCTCCTGCAGCGACAAGTGCATTACAATCTATTCAGCAAACGACAGCGTTCGTACATTCACCATCACCAACCTCTCAGTCATCGTATCATTCTCAACCATCTCCTGCAGCGACAAGTGCATTACAATCTATTCAGCAAACGGCAGCGTTCGTACATTCACCATCACCAACCTCTCAGTCATCGTATCATTCTCAACAATCTTCAGCAGCATCAAGTGTATCAAATTATGATTTTGAGGGATTTTAGTCATTATATCTTAATCAAGAGTACTAAAGCAAAAGCTCTCATGTGACtgttttccataaaaatatttcaataattacaTATCTGTATTTTATTTAActcctaaaaatattttccaatccAACTAGCCACCTTGGAAGAGCATTTcctatataaatatttgaagagaaaaaaaggtCGTACCTTAAACATATGGACAGCCTTTGTTGTGGACAAATGCACTCTCTAAATCTTGTGTCTTGTAATTTTATGTCCATTGAAATTCTTCCCAAGAGATCGTCGAAAGAGGAAAAAGACATTCGAAAGTAGTTAAAGAACTTCGCCTCATCATTCCTTAATTCTCCCATCAATGTTTCAAATGTCCCTGTGGAAAATCGGTCTCGAAGTATAGGATGCACCCAATGTTGTCTTCGTTTTCTACATCTTTTTCGTCTCATTCGCCTCAAATACCACCACAATATAAGAACATCATCGTCGCCGTCCATCGCGTACAAAATACAAACGTAAACTGGCGGCGAGTCGAACCACCGACCTTCCGGCAAAACAGACTGATCGGATATAATGTGAACACCCACGTCCGGCGTCCGGTTTCAGGGCAAAAAGACTGATCGGATAAGTGGGAACGGGCTCTAACATAATGGCGTTCCGTTCGTTGTCGGTAAACGGCTATCGCTTCAAAGAAAACACGAACGCAACGCTGTTGCACTGCGATTTCATGTCTGGACTAGCTTGCGAATCTTTCGGTGTTCAAATCGCCTAGTCTATTATTTTCAAGTTACGAGTGCATCAAGATGGAATGGACAGAAGAAAATGCTCTTCAACTTATCGAAAATTATCGAGAAAGACATATTTTATGGGACACTAGAAATCCCagatattataataaaataaataaaaaaatgatgCCTGGGACGAAATTGCTGCCAAGATAGGAATAACGGCGGatgaatgtaaaaaaaaaacacaactctTCTCTCCAGCTTGCgaaaagaaaaaggaaaaataaaaaaagcagAGGGACAGGAACAGGTGAGCGGTTCGTGAATATTCAAAATTGTACATTTCACGAAAGCAATTAAGTGGATACGAAATGTGGTTTCAATAATTCCATTATGactttttttgagtagaatttaTTTAACATCGAAAACATGTGTTGCAACTACAAAATAgagtaatgaaataaaaaattcgatttGTCTCTATCCAAAGAAACATTGTTAGAAAAGGGGAAAGCCATTTTACACAGATTTTACTATAGATCCTCAATGTTTTCAGTTACTAGAAGCTCCAATCGAATTGGATATTCGATAGCTACCTGCAAGCAGTAATATTAAACTAAAGACGGCAATTTTTTGATTATCCAGGTCGATCAGAACTAAATGAAAGTAGTCGGTTTGCTTCAAAGCATGCTCTTCCTTTTGGACAGGGATAACGTTCCAAATACTCAAAATAATCTAAATATTCTCGATATTCCTTGCTTGATATTCCTTTCTTGttagaattattcaaaatttttcacgCCTACTTTTCTTGCCATGAAAGGTTGTTCCGCGAAACAACTTAACCAAATTTCAATGGTATAATTCTTAtgacacatttttttttatttcaaggaTGCGAAACTacaaggcccgtttgcaccaatcccccttaaaaggagtacttaactaagcctcgtttaaagttaaggGACGCttgattttattcccagttgcacgactgcgccttaacagaatcttaagtaaggggcccataaatttttatatctagtgatatttcagttttttattttggtgcaacttcatcctagtgatcctagtccaataaagccatttcattggttggccggttgccgatgatcgttgtcatttcattagcctaactttattgtcctgtcagtcgtCAGTGTCAagcatattattataatattatcaaaaagtaagaactttttgttttcgaattagcattaatattgataatgataatgattgtcgaataaaaggtacctaagtttatataagtacaacactttctttgtaaggtcttgtgtgaatttgttttactgaTGTTGAAGAgaaacgtgaagaaaatgtccttattgcccttgtttGTActaatacggtgaatgattgccaagcaagtggtggtaatttacgaagggcactcaacttctcaacagaagaaaatagTTTGTTTCTAACTATAGtctgatttgtgacaccaaattgaaaattaaaaaagactgatggcattacaataaaggcaaaagaaaagacttggtattcagtaatgaattcattcaattttcaaaatccatcaaaaatgggaagttctgcatcCAGTTcatcaaattattttaggttagaatcccgccttTGAATACCtgagtggtcattacaggagcgcttaaatttaaggctagctttagccatttaaatgtcactttacagttggtgcaacgtaatttaagttaagggttcaatTTAAGGGACACTttacactaagtgcgtttggtgcaaacgggtctcaGACAGATAGAGGTTGACGTAACATTGTTACGTCAATCTACAGATGCTGTCATCAAAGGCGGAAAACCTGTTGAAACTGTGGTTAGAGAACTCGAAATTTGCAATATGACCTTACATCGGTTTGTTGAAAGATTGAGAGCTGGGAAGGTCCCTGCCATTGGTTATAAACCCAGGATAGTGTTCACCTTGGAACAGGAAAAAGAGTTAGCCAAATACATTCTAAAGTGCTCCtgaatacagggtctttcacgaggaacctcacccatagtTATACgagaaactactgaacgtatttccatgaaatttaccacttataagtatttcacgatgctgatgaaatctaaaatattttcaaggcatgagcacctccggtttttccggaaatgacgtcaacttccgtttttcacattagaacaccatttttttattgcagaaatagattcctcagaaaatttcaagttattttgatgtaacatttttcagttttggttggaaaattctctctgagcgggaaaattcgaaaaaaaaaatcgaaaatagagctccgctgaaacaagaataacttctaggtttttggatggaaaattttcatttttgggatttttcaagatataagattgatgtatccactttaaaaatcgaaattcaTGATACAGTGGGGTGagaaaatcgctttcaaagttagggatgacaaaatcgtgaaaaatcaattttttcaaatcagaaccccatttttttatggcagatattgaatctacgttaaaaaataatgtgagtgtttgcatcacacccttgccctgaagtggatattttctgagttattcacaaagaactgtttttcgtcttgaattttcagctatttcttttcccttcacgccaaaaagatgaaattttcaggaactgttacttaaaccatgttttagattttactaccctaatatgtaAGAGAAAAAAGTCACAgattgttcctaaatagatggcgaattttgattcgaatttgtatcggaaacctctttatttcaactaatcggccatcggttttctctccagtgataaataaataattccttatgaaccatatgcaaaaacttaccatgttttacattctttttttttaaatgatggATATCATtgattacatctgccaaattcctttttattcagtagcattttgtgtttactattattttggtgataattcgtattaagttataaaatcgatcactatgcctaattttaccaatgaagattattcaaatatcattctacttcatggagaatgtaatgaagttgtagatagaacgattcgagtttgccatggttctccta comes from the Coccinella septempunctata chromosome 2, icCocSept1.1, whole genome shotgun sequence genome and includes:
- the LOC123306694 gene encoding uncharacterized protein LOC123306694 is translated as MDVDACALISLVENKPVLWDKTLDDYKLTNRRLEAWREICLILNPEFEKLDEKERKKYGKSVSDKWNNIRDTWRKSMKNKKDEKKSGSAAKKSRRYIHEEQLMFLKKVYEPRSTQESIQNCDEGNVQSGPSNATEFRKPSIPKSTKSTTDVDEKISKFLDSRMTQQKENPNLLFFKGVLPAVDSFTMDETLEFQAGVLALIQKIKGRNRVGFQRYDYQTEWQDPYRGYHTQPLQQLAAFVHSPSPTSQSSYHSQPSPAATSALQSIQQTTAFVHSPSPTSQSSYHSQPSPAATSALQSIQQTAAFVHSPSPTSQSSYHSQQSSAASSVSNYDFEGF
- the LOC123306691 gene encoding protein ALP1-like, coding for MDGDDDVLILWWYLRRMRRKRCRKRRQHWVHPILRDRFSTGTFETLMGELRNDEAKFFNYFRMSFSSFDDLLGRISMDIKLQDTRFRECICPQQRLSICLRYFASGCSFKELHYSYRVGISTISKIIKETSVIIWKRLCTDFMKLPDTEGEWEAIANGFETKANFPHCLGAVDGKHIRIIKPCHSGSMFFNYKDYFSFVLLAVVDSEYRFIYISIGSYGKECDSTILKNSTFWQKFNDGSLNIPNPKPVHETIHEEMPYVLIGDEGFSLTPNLLRPYGGTHLDHEKKIFNYRLSRARRYVECAFGILANKWRILHRPIDLQIETAINVIKACTVLHNFVRDKDGINLQQNPISMETSEETGPFPRRPHPRPCRGGPTANIIRRAFAEYFSSDLGSIPWQETAI